The Triticum aestivum cultivar Chinese Spring chromosome 5A, IWGSC CS RefSeq v2.1, whole genome shotgun sequence genomic sequence TGTAGACCTTCGGGGTGCCATCTGGAAAGTAAAGACGTTCACGTACAGCACGGTCCTTCTCTGAAAGCTCCTTATCAGACCTAATTTCAGATCAGAGCATATGATTAATAGATGTTCGTTCTTCAGAGAAGGTAAACGATTTTGTTTTGAGAGAGATCAGAACATTACATGGCATTGCTATTGGGACGAGCATAGGAATCAACAGCACTTGCAACTTCTTCAAGACTCTGCAATGGCTTATCACCCAGAGTAGGATATGTGTAATAAACTCCTGAACTATCCATTCTGACATAAACTGGTGTAGGCAAACCGGGATCTCTCCAGGCCAAAACATGGTCTGTGTCATAAGTCTCTGAACCCCTGCAGTGGGTAGGCTCGGTCAATGAGTAGAAGAACGATGACACGCTATGCTAGAAGATATAAACACGCTATGGATTTCAACCAGATGGAGAAACAGAAAACGAAAGAGCAAAAGCTTTTTTTCATACTCATCGGAAGATGACTTTTCCTCATCAGGCAAATCCCTGAAACGGAGAAACAAGCTAGATGAGTACATAAGAACTATTTGTGTATATCTCAGGAGATTGAACATGGTGGCACGGCCAAGTTGAACGGCGATTTGCAATCCAGGGAGGCGTAAAGCCAACTGAAATGCATTTCTATATCTGCGTACGTTAGAATTACAAGTAAGAACAGGTGACCAAAGAGAGGTAGGGCATACACAAGTGCAGAGAATCTGCCTCCGACCTGATCCACCGGCTGAGACCTGAAGCGAAACAAGCAAGCCTGATGAGTGGTATAACAATTTTTAAAACCTTAGGAGACGAATAACCAAAGATATATCATGGCGTGATGTGGCCTGAAACCTTGCCGCGAGAAATCAGACAGAAATTTAGTTACAAATCACCGTCCACGGAGAAAACAATTCGATTTCGACTAACCAGAAACAGGAAGTGATGAGGGACTGAGAGCGAGATCTTACAGGGAGAGTGCCATCCTCTGCTTTGTATTAGAATATCTGATCTTTACCGGCAGGGATGACCTCCTCTCTTGTGGCTGCTGCCTGCCCTCAACAGATCCCGGCGGGAACATGACGGCGGTGGGAGTGTCTCTTCTATTTCGTCGACCCTTCCTCCTCGGTTTTTCCGTCAAAACCGACGTATTTTCTTTAGTGGCGACTAACTTGACCGGCGGGGAGGAAGACGATTCGCCGACCAGCGTGGAGGTAGAAGGCGAGGTGGCCGTGCGACTGAACGGCGGGGACGAGGAAAAAGGCGATCCGCCGACCGACGTGGAGGAAGAAGGCGAGGTGGCCATGGGACTGACCAGCGGGAAGGAAGACGGAGATTTAGGGCATCTCCAGTCGTTGCCCTt encodes the following:
- the LOC123103978 gene encoding uncharacterized protein, producing MATSPSSSTSVGGSPFSSSPPFSRTATSPSTSTLVGESSSSPPVKLVATKENTSVLTEKPRRKGRRNRRDTPTAVMFPPGSVEGRQQPQERRSSLPVKIRYSNTKQRMALSLSQPVDQVGGRFSALVDLPDEEKSSSDEGSETYDTDHVLAWRDPGLPTPVYVRMDSSGVYYTYPTLGDKPLQSLEEVASAVDSYARPNSNAMSDKELSEKDRAVRERLYFPDGTPKVYTRAKVVERERDILRRLVEALLDKRNDDEDRVYELEKLFIGNQSAKVSNGTIISISL